One region of Halomonas huangheensis genomic DNA includes:
- the nudC gene encoding NAD(+) diphosphatase → MLRREIPHQESRGRVIRYSGGRIQPGPEGLPFGLVEPWEEGVQPLCWWNDEPVGLMVLDAPDDDWIDGRDWLTRLPESWFPLLSTALQVAAWSANHRFCGRCGSPARRLAAEFAMHCDHCGHRNYPRISPCIITLVTHGESLLLARSPRFPPGRYSTLAGFIEPGESAEQALHREVYEEVGISIGRMRYIRSQAWPFPHSLMLGYLVEAASRRIRIDGHEIQDAAWFSPNRLPQLPPLYSISRELIELHLAEVRDGRQG, encoded by the coding sequence ATGCTGAGGCGCGAGATTCCGCATCAGGAAAGCCGGGGGAGAGTGATTCGCTATTCCGGTGGACGCATTCAACCTGGGCCAGAAGGGTTGCCGTTCGGCTTGGTCGAACCCTGGGAAGAGGGCGTGCAGCCGCTGTGCTGGTGGAATGACGAGCCGGTTGGGCTGATGGTCCTTGATGCACCTGATGACGACTGGATCGATGGACGAGACTGGTTGACCAGGCTCCCGGAAAGTTGGTTTCCATTGCTCTCCACGGCCCTCCAGGTGGCTGCATGGTCCGCCAATCATCGCTTCTGCGGCCGGTGTGGGAGCCCTGCACGGCGGCTTGCCGCTGAGTTCGCCATGCATTGTGACCACTGTGGCCATCGTAATTACCCACGTATCTCGCCGTGCATCATTACCCTGGTGACCCACGGCGAGTCGCTGTTGCTGGCACGCAGCCCTCGCTTTCCACCGGGACGCTATTCGACGCTGGCTGGTTTTATCGAGCCAGGCGAATCAGCAGAACAAGCTCTGCATCGTGAGGTCTACGAGGAAGTCGGGATCAGTATCGGCCGGATGCGCTATATCCGTAGCCAGGCCTGGCCATTTCCTCATTCATTGATGCTGGGATATCTGGTCGAGGCTGCCAGTCGCCGTATTCGAATTGATGGTCATGAAATACAGGACGCCGCCTGGTTCTCACCGAACCGATTGCCGCAGTTGCCTCCGTTGTATTCCATATCGCGAGAGCTGATCGAATTGCATCTCGCTGAAGTACGAGATGGCCGTCAGGGCTGA